The sequence aaagTAAAAGACACTAGATGATCGAGGATACACTGTCACGTTTCACTAAGAGAAATTTAACATCTACGTCACTAATGGCACGAGCTAGGCGAGCCGAGGCTGCCGTGCATGTGTACCATAAACAGCATACATAGatcacatacacacacacacacaatggTACAGGGTGCATGAATGAATTAAGTACAAGAAAGCAAGTTTTTCGATCAAGCTAGATTCAAGAGCTTATTTTAGCGGGGAAAGAGTCGTCTCGCGCGGGCATTCCTTCCGCCGGGAGCGCCCCCGGCCAGCTTAGTAGGCGACGATCTTGAGGCCGAGGCTCCTCTGCGCGTATTCGATGAGGCCGTCGACCTCGCTGTCGTCGATAAAGCCGTCCCCGTCCGCGTCGGCGTAGCTGATGCCGCGCTTGCTCCTCCACCCCGTGAACCGCGCCCGGATGGCGCGCATCGCGCGCCGCAGCTCGTCGCGGCTGATGCGCCCGTCATGGTCCACATCGAACCGCCGCAGCCACTCCTTGAACTCGCCGACCGTCATGTCCGCGTCCAGCGACCGCGTCGTCGTGGCCACCGTCATGTTCCTGATCGCCATATATCGCAGCAGCACAAACTGGTACCTCTGCAACGAGCTATATACCCTTTGATCGAGCAGGTGTAGGCGTGCCTGTGTGCAGCAACTTGTTGAGCCTTATTGTTCTTATATAAGCAAAGCTCGGACCAGCCACCAGCCGGCCTGAGACAATAATGCACAGCTGAAACCGTCATCAGCTTGCGTCTATCACGACGGTGCCTAGACCTTGCCTAGCTATTGCCATTTGCAGCTAAGCTTTATTTGAGAGTACAAATCGCGATAGTAAATTTGATGataaactaagttaaaatatgttttgatttgtttgtgatgagtgattgatattggtattggTTTGGTTTGATAATCTTCAATTTTGCTTAAGCTTTCATATTCTGATTCTAGTGAACCCAGAACTTCCAGCCTGAACTAGAACTTCCGAGTGCTTATCCGGCATTCAGAGTTTTTTAATCACCAGGGCTTCCGGTGTTCAATTTCGGTTGCATTAACTCGGAACTTTCGGTCAGGACCCTGAACTTCCGGATTAGCAAGAAAACCAAAATCGAGAGCCTCCGTCCGAAGGTAAACCTGGAACTTTCTGGTATCTTGAACTTCCGTGTTGGGACCGGAACTTCCAGGTACCCTGGATAAAGTATGTTTGTCCTGTGTTCATGATTCTTTTTGGAAATATAATTTCaactgagaattttgatttttacCTAACTAAAATTAGAgttgaaaaaatatgtttacttgtctcatgaTATGTATGTAATGGATGTAACTTTGCGatcgacgacgggatgatcgaGGCAAAGCGGGATGCTGGGTGCTGAATGATCGAGGAGGCTAGGTGATTTTAGCTGTATACGTGGAGaccaagcaaagcatggaagatggatgaagacggcgtgttgataaagtcaaacgaaAGAGATGTCAATACAAGTGAAAAGACAACCTGAGGgatcgagagtgggagagacttaccggcagtcaagatcgcaagacgggaCGGAGTATACGTGTTgatatcgggatgcttgcttgaggtcaagcaAGTGACAATGTGCAacgctttaagaagcgtgcaaggGATTTCGCGATTTGGCTTCAAAACCGTGGGAATGATGAAATTGCACATGGTATTATCGTGAAGTTtgcgtcaaggcgaagctaagtcgtgaatgTGTCACAGTCATTCGATtgatggagaaaaaaatagaccaaaatacactCAGTTGTAACTAtaagtgtactataagagataaatattttattaacaAACTAAGAAACTTAGGGTTAAAAAaactagcctataaatagaggggagggCTAGTTGAGCTCATTGAaatagccacttgagccccttaaGATATTCCTATGAGAGctttgtgctagggttttagaggagataatgaggagtgcttagcctatgtattagatgagagttttgtgagaaaaatctttgtattGGTTAATGAAAAACATGAATTTCATTGCTTGCAGAGGTCAGCCATATTTTAGaaagattataaagattttttctcacaaaactctcacctattgaTTATCTTgcgagtttgcaagtttttcatgtttcaattgtgattttcgttttcatgGTTAAGCTGAAATTTCTCACCTTGTTGGAGTAGTTCTTCTCGTTgatagaggtataaaattcacgtACAAACGTATATAATTGGGTattaaattctcttgcctcttaTCTATCAACTTAGAGACTATCttcatctggtgttcatctttttaatatttgggtgtttctcaagattcaagttTTGTGTGAGGATGAGTCATAAATTTGTATACTATGAAACCAAGTGTTTGATTCAAATCATAAGACCCACCATTGATGGATTTTAAGTTtagattttaaatttttgaatcGGTGTTCTGTTAaactcggaacttccggatCCAACTCGAAACTTTCGAGTTCTTCTGTTTTCGCTGTGATTTTGGTGTCTTGTATTACATTTTGTTGTGATCTATTTTTGATGTATGTTAGGCGATAAAATAATAGAAgattatttattttgaaaataattatTGAGATATCTATTTATCCTATGTAGTCATCGTTCTCGGTCCTGTATTTGATGAAAGGTGATTCTAAACTACAAGTCCAACGACTTGTCAAACACATGTCTTAGCTTATTTGGTACACGTGGTGTTACCTGTAGCTTCTCGGCAAGATAGCTAGATCTGGTTGTCGACAAACACTTCACCTCCATGTCCAAGAACCTCGATGACCGTTGAATCGAGCAAGAATCTGCGCCAAGTGGCGCAAAAGAATGAAAAGTTGCAGATGCGATTGGGCATTCATGCAGTTGATATGTGCGGAATAGAGGGCTGTTTGTGTACTGCTTTAGGTTATATTTCTGTTACCGTCAAAAAGTTAAAAAGTAAAAATCAGAACAAATAGAATTATAAAAAAGTGATTTTTAAGAAGCTAGATATCTATTTATAAAGAAAATGAATTAAAGTTAAGAAGTTCGTTGTGAGACACTTTTTAAGATGCTATATAttaagaaactaaaaatttattataaaaactaacaatctattttaaaaatagcttttcaaACCAActaaaaatatagttttttaaaaaaccaaaaaaaaaatcctaaacaaACAGGCGCTAAAGGTGATATGCACGATGGAGGAAAGGACGGCCATCCACCAGCCACACAACGTGGGAATCTGCAAAGCGGGAAAAATAATATCTGGACGTAATCTATATGTGTTTTTCAGATGCGTGGAACAGGATGCCTATTACGATTAGGCCTGCATTATTTGCTCTCGCGTCTGGATCTCTCCAACCATGCATCGTTTTTCTCATTGTGCTGTCTTCGGTGATGAAAGACTAAGTTAAAGCTCAACTtgtctattacatatattaaaggatCAAAGTTTAGAGAGATTATAGAGGACCAAGTTATTGTATCTATTGTTCATATAAGTCtcacatatatgcatgtatatatatatacgaatatgtatatgtatacatgtggGTTCCacgtatgtgtgtgtatatggatagtatatgtatgcatatatgtatacatatacacgTATATTATCTACAGTAGGGTTtagttttttgcaaaattctagaaaaatagcgaaatgaataatagttatattgataaatcggttgaaataatctaaaatgcacaggaaagtatctaaaactcaaaaaatatgagacaaatttagttaggttcatattactgtcatctacatgttaaaattatgtgcatgtatgaaaGTATCACTgttttttctataattaaatgaatgtgttaaatattgataaattcataaataaatattgagatgctcAAAATTaatgaatccaatttttttagtcttcttttatcatgcTTTGTACAACAAAAAAACAAGCATGATGTAGACGTGCCAATCCATCTAGTCTATCACATATATTAAAGGGCCAAGATTTAGAGCAATTTTAAGCCAAGTACTGTAGCTATTGTTCATACGGGTCTCACATATGTATACGGATATATATACGgatatatacttatatgtatgtatacaaatacatatacatgtacgtATGTGTATGGATGCATAATTTTTTTGCGATATTCTAGAAAATAGCGAAAGAAATAATAGTTATgttgataaatcgactgaaataatctaaaatacataggaaaatatctaaaactcaaaaaatatgaaacaaatttagttaggttcgtattaatatcatctatatattaaaattatgtgcatgcatgaaagtaccactattttttccataattaaatgaatatgttaaatattgataaattcataaataaatattaagatatcTAAAATTGAATTGGTggacctaatttttttagtcttttttttatcatgctctGTTAAAAAAACAGCCACCGCTAGACGCGCCAATCGCCTAGTTATACTAAAAGggcaaaaaaaaagcaagcactAGAAACATGCATCGACTTCTAGGTTCAGCTTTATCGAAGCTGGTCGGTTTCACCCTATTCTCATGGTCGATGGCCGTTCATGTGCAGGGATTACGTACGTCAATAGTTTTTTCTGTAGCTTTTGTAAATCTTCACGTCATCATAAGATAGCATCATACGAGGCAATCATCTGGGTTCAAGAAATTGAAACAAAAAATAGCTAAATCAAACATGCATGACTGAAGATGAGCACCATCAATTCTGTAATCTTCTGACTGCCAACCACCATTCTCGTTTGACACTGAAGACATTACCTGTCACTTGCTCGGGTAACTTGGGGAACGCTTCTCTGTCAGCCTCTAACTTCTGCAGCTATGCCCAGTATCTCAGCCAGTGGCAGATGATAGACACAAAAGAGGTAGGATCATTGAGTAGGCAAAACATTTTTTAAGCAAGCAGAATTGTGTGCTTTCAGAGAGAGTCCAAAGAACAGCAACAATTCGAGCTGCAATCAgcttcttttgtttcctcttaaACTGCTCCAACCATCATTCAAACAGCTGAGAGACATTTGAGGAGAACTGTGAATATCAAACAAGCATCAAATTACATTCCATAAAAACCCATAGAGCGCACTGAAACATGCAAGAGCTGATCTAGAGCTTCGTAACTTCGTTAGCCCTACAAAAATTTAGACCAgtgttttttttcctctttttttgcGATGGTTCATTGCACGTGGACTGAAAAGAGAAGGCAAGGAAGTCACAGATGCGTTTGGCGTGGGAAGGAGATACGGATCGAGTAGAACCGTACAAAGCTGAACAATGACCGGCACATGACGGGCGTGTATGGCTTGTATGCAAGGAGAACTTTAAGTGGGCACTTAAAAAATCTGAGCAGATAAGTATGCAAAAGATGGAATATGATTCCAAAACTAGGCTTGCACTATTGTGGAGTGGTGTCGAAAATTCTCCAATCATCTCCTAGTATCACATTTCTGGTGAAAACGCTATTATGATTTTTTCTTCGATACGGATTTTATGAACCTAATTTACACTTTACATGATCTACTTTTGTTACAGAAATCATGCAACATAAGACACGGTAAAACCCATGTTCCCCATAAATGAACATCGGTTCGAAGCTGATCATTTTTTCCCTGAGTAGCATACATTGTAGATAGGATTAAACTGCATGTTTACATCAGGATGTGCTCGGAAGCTCAAAGCTCACGGACTCACGGCTTCCTCCGTGGGCGAGTCATCATGGACATGAAATCATCCATGTCCACGAAGCCATCGCCGTTCCTGTCTATCTTCCTCACCATCCTCCGGCAATCCTCCAGGCTGCAGCTATACCCCAGCTTGAGCAGCACCGCCATGACCTCCTCGGCGCTGATCCTGCCGTCCTCATCCCTGTCGAACACGAAGAACGCCCTCCGGATGTCCCCCAGCTGCACGCCGTTCCTGTGCACCTCCATGAACTCCTCCAGGTCTATGTAGCCGTCCTTGTTGTTGTCGGTCACGCAGATCATCCGCCGCGCCTGGCTGGAGGCGTCAGCCTTCCCAAGCCGCTCTAGGAGCACCTGGAGATCCTTCCTGGAGATCCGGCCGGGCTGGCTTGCGATCATGCCGAATACCTTCTTCATCTCCTCGTCGTCAGGCTTGTAGGTGCTCAGGTCGGAGAACTGCCGGTCCCTGGCGGACAGTAGCCGTCCCGTTGTCCGGCCGGCCTTGAACCGCAGCTTGTCTAGATTGTACTTGAAGGACAGGATGTCCAGATGAGACATTTTGTACTTGAACTGCTGCAGCTAGCTAGAGATGATGAATGCCCTTCATCAAAGTTTATAGACTTACTATGTTCTGTGTCATGAACAAAGGTGGCCAGAATACATATGCCTGACAGCTGCAGAAAGATTCACAATTTGGGATTCCTCTAGAACTTGCAGTGTATGCAATCTCAGACCAAAAAGGAGGGCAAAAGATGGACCACGCCAACGTGCAAAGTAAGAATCTAATATGCAGCAGCTTGGGGATAGTACTGTCGAGGGTTTTTCTGACAATATATTTATAAGAATAACAAGTTGTCTTTATAATTCAGGAATCGAACAGGAGACGAGACACATACAttgtatacaggtttgggctACCAATTAGAGTAATAACCTATGTATTGTATGGTCGATGATGTATCTGTATTTACTCGAGTATAAACAAGATGCCTAGATCTATTATAAAGAGTAGACcagatctaaactagactaatgagAAAGTCGTCGAGTATCTCTTGTGGCCCTAGTGCTTGTGTTGAGTTGCAAATGAGTTATCTTCCTCTAGAAAAGAGAGTCTCTCTCGAGGGTCTGTGTCTCGCCTTATATATAGAGGTCTTATACCACTCCTATGTCGTCATTGAGAAATtaagttaaaatgtgtcttaatttacttgtgatgagtgattgacattgatatttatttggtttgatgatcttcggttttgcatgagcgttgatgtgatttaaattgatttgtgattttatttaagtatattgattatggactaactggaattagagttagagatatgtgtttgtttgtctcatggtgtgcaggtgatggatgcaatttgacgTTCAACGGCGAAATGATCAGGGCCAAGTAGAGCGCTTGGTGCCAAACAATCGATTCTAActaaacacgtggaggtcaagtagAGCATGAAAGGCGAATGGAGATgacgtgttaacaaagtcaggCGAAagagatgccggtgcaagtgccaaggcggtccgagggatcaggagtgggagagacttgctgatagtcaggatcgcatgacggagtataCGCGTTGACATCAAAGCGCttgtttaaggtgtaagcaagacgACGAgtaacactttgagaagcgtgcatgcGGTTTCGCGATGTGGCCTTAAAATTGTGGGGGGACTGGAGGaatatgtggcaccatcgtaaAGCTttcgtcgaggcaaagctaagtcgtgaaggcgctgGAGCCATTCGATGAATGGAGAataaaatggaccaaaatatcctcggtGATAGGTAAGAGTTTACTACAAGAGATGGGTATTTTGgtaaaaagctagaaaacttagtgGTCAAGTttcttaggcctataaataaaagAGTAggactatgagagagtttgaaccagccacttaagCCCCCTTATACCATCTATTTGAGAGCTTATAATTAaggttttagatgagagaaagatgagtgcttagcttatgtaataggtgagagttttgagagataaatctttataattcgtctaaaatatggctgatctctttgagtaataaagtttatatttttgcatatgcttgaattcccctacttctagtttccctctattggttccctcgcaagtttgcaagtttttcggtttccagTTTTGATTTTAGTTTTGCTTTTTGGACCGAAATTTCAgtaccttgtgaggtcattcttcttgttgctatagatataaaattcacatacacacgtTTGTGTGATATGGTCTtcaattctcttgcctctagacaatcaacttggagagttttgttgctcagtgttcatctttttttgtttctttacaagttatgatcttttgagtgttaagacacatggattgatcttaaatagaacctatggttcatataccatgcgtagagtcgtgttgcctcaattttctcttgttaaaatttctctctatttttttcatccgcttgagttttgagtgCGTTgcgtgatccaaataggagaatgccatcgatttcgcaagaaatttgttgaggcaacTATTCAGCATCCTCTAGTTGTCAATCTCGCTCCTACAGTCGTAGTCGATAAGAAATCCTTTATTTTATCCAccaagaaagatcagataaatcCAGCTGGGATACTAGTTATTCTCAAGTTGGGTAACCAATTAAGACCTTCCTAATATACGCCTACTAGATCTCCGAGAGTATTAGGTACCGCAGATCCGGTTTCGTAATATTTAGAGTTATTAAACATGCACACAGTATACCTTATCTATATATGGTATACcctttatgcgtatatacctatagttagatattcgacagtagcccctaacTCTGCTCAGGAGAAAGGGTTTCTACAATTTCCCACTCGAGTACCGTCAAGTCTAAGCCTAATCGAGTAAGATGGTTCATGCTTGCAATCAAGAGAATCAAGTAAGAATGGATCCTAttccgagtatcgagtggaaacacaatTAGGTCGAGCGACTTGCTATTAACCGCACTCGAAGCTCAAGAAAGGACTAAAAGCTCAATTAGTAGACACCTGATtctaagtagagttaaaaaaaacctttcaaaatttaaacCGATGGGTATAAGCGCATTTAATGCCTTGTAGAAGTTGAACGAGTGTGTAGAGATTCGCACGATATCGCCACTCCACCTTTCACGCCAATCGAGGCATCACAGAGACAAGAGTGGTTGCTGAAAGACTATAAGTTTTGGGCTATTTACCCGTACTAGCCGAAACTGTAACGGTCATTTTTTGCCCTCATCGCCAACCTTTTCGCACAAGCCTCCATCTTTCTCCGCCCATACATTCACCGCTGTCGAGAAATCATGGATTCCAGTTCTCCTTCAAAGACCCTCTCAGCACCAAAacaatgcttggtctcctcaagagctatgaTCCCAATCTCGACACCTTGATGATGACAGCAGGTTTCGGATGCCCTATAGAGGAGGTagcaaaaattatgaaaagcGTCGAACCTCTTATCCCTGATTTTGTTGAGTCTTTGGGGCTTAACCTCTCCGATGGCGAAAGCGAAGGTAGTCTTCTAGTTGATGGTCCATGATGTGGGACTTGAAACATTTAGGTTTGATCCGTACTTTGAGGATGTCTGTAAACACTACTATTATTTTACTTGTCTAATATGCTATCACATGCTATTTCCATATCGATAAAATAgaattagcataagtagatgcaaaactaATTAGCAAGAGTTATTATTATCTTTGAAGATCACTTATCGAATATCTGCTAAGTTCCTAAAATCTCAACTAAACAAGCCATTAGATGAATGACCCTCTAGTAATTACTCGAGACGGCCAAAAATGAATAAGGAAAAGATTACTATACAACAAGAAATAGAACACATGATggacttttgcaaacttttactgATTTACGCATTTGATCAATCATACAAATAAGAACTCGTCAGAGAGTACACATGGGACCAACTAGGACTTTCAGAACCTTTGTTGGCCATTAGGTGTGAGATATCTGATTCTCGATattgttatgccttatgaggtgtaatTATCGGTCAttgtcagtgaatcaggaaccaggggtccccgaatcccgaggccgggcCAGCAATCTGCCACGTGGCCCtttcccgcggggttcatctccgcgaggtacgagaagactaagtcccaggagggggtgctcgggaccatgaatagtggtccccgagtacccgagttccccgatgatctgcgaagaccaagtgccggaaagagagtgctcggggtcatgaacagtggcccccgagcacccgaggacccaaggaaggtagttccgggagagagtgctcggggctgcgaacagtggcccccgagcgctcggttccccggggatccgaacagtcaatcccgggagagagtgctcggggccgtgaacagtggcccccgagcactcggttccccgagggccaagagagggcgtttccgggagagagtgctcggggatatgaAAAGTGACCCCCaaacactcggttccccgacagcccaagaagtccttcgtcggtggcccccatagggggtccagcagtgaggtgtcagctagtgaaaggtccgatgccgcatttaagagggcgcgtggcatgtcacctccaactgctcctgccacgctcggtgtcagtccataccacattctggcagaagggcgtggggacatttaatgcacgggtcccatcccgcgtcatccggcgtgcctcgggatagcatcgcaaggcccgaggtgccccgcctgccaccctg is a genomic window of Phragmites australis chromosome 17, lpPhrAust1.1, whole genome shotgun sequence containing:
- the LOC133897449 gene encoding calmodulin-like protein 30; this encodes MSHLDILSFKYNLDKLRFKAGRTTGRLLSARDRQFSDLSTYKPDDEEMKKVFGMIASQPGRISRKDLQVLLERLGKADASSQARRMICVTDNNKDGYIDLEEFMEVHRNGVQLGDIRRAFFVFDRDEDGRISAEEVMAVLLKLGYSCSLEDCRRMVRKIDRNGDGFVDMDDFMSMMTRPRRKP
- the LOC133897402 gene encoding probable calcium-binding protein CML18; the protein is MAIRNMTVATTTRSLDADMTVGEFKEWLRRFDVDHDGRISRDELRRAMRAIRARFTGWRSKRGISYADADGDGFIDDSEVDGLIEYAQRSLGLKIVAY